A region of the Myxococcus stipitatus DSM 14675 genome:
TCAAGTACTCGTGGAACTACGCGCTGCTGCTCGCCAAGGGCCCCACGCCCGAGGCGCTCGTCCCCTCTCCCGTGCTGCGCGCCATGCGCGGCGGCAAGTTCGCCCGCTTCGAGGAGGTGACGCGCACCTCGCCGGAGATCCAGGACGCGCTCATCTCCCTCCTCTCGGAGAAGCAGGTCTCCATTCCGGAGCTGGGCGAGGTGGTGAGCGCGCAGCGGGGCTTCAACCTCATCGCCACCGCCAACACGCGAGACCGCGGCGTCAACGAGATGAGCGCCGCCCTCAAGCGCCGCTTCAACTTCGTCACCGTCCCTGTGGTGGATGACCTGGAGCAGGAGATTCAAATCGTGACGAGGCGCGAGGCGGAGCTGCGCAATGACTACCAGGTCGGTGTCCCGCCGACGGAGGAGCTGTCGCGCATGCTGCTCACGCTCTTCCAGGAGCTGCGCCAGGGCGTGACGAAGGACGGCAAGACGAAGGTCCGCACGCCGGGCGCGGTGCTCTCCACGGCCGAGGCCATCAGCGTGCTGTTCAACAGCTCCATCCTCGCGCAGCAGTTCGGCGGCGGGAAGGTGACGCCGCATGAGCTGGCCGCGTCGCTGGTGGGCGCGGTGGTGAAGGAGCAGGAGGACGACGTGAAGGCCCTGCGCGAGTACATGGAGACGGTGGCCAAGAGCCGCTCCGGCGCATGGAAGGAGCTGTACTCCGCGAGCAAGAAGCTCCTGAGGGGCTGATGGACCTGGACCTGCTCACCCGGGTGCACCTGTTCCCGGTGCGCCACCACTCGCCGCGCACCACGGCGGTGCTCGGACGCTGGCTGGAGCACGTGAAGCCGGAGGTGGTGCTCATCGAGGGCCCCTGCGATGCCTCCGCGCTCGTGGACGTCCTGTGCGACGCGGACACCCGGCCTCCCATCGCCCTGCTCGGCTATCGCACGGACGACACGCCGGGCTCCGCGCTGTGGCCCTTCGCGGAGTACTCCCCCGAATACGCGGCGCTGCGCTGGGCCCAGGCCCACGCCGCCCGCGCGCTCTTCATCGACATCCCCGTGGGCGTCAGCCTGGCCATGGACCGGCGGGACGCGGTGCCGCCCTCCGAGGCCGAGGCCGGAGCGGAGGCCCAGGAGCCGGCTCCGGAGCCCGAGGAGCCCATCACCGAGCGGTTCGCTCGCGAGCGGGGCTATCGCTCCTTCGAGGAACTGTGGGAGGCGCTGTTCGAGGCGCCGGACTGGACGCCCGAGGGCTTCCGGAGCGTGCTGCTCGCGTGGGCGGACGTGCTCAACGCGGGGCCTCGCCTGGACTATCACCGCTGGCGCGATGCCTTCATGGCGCGGCAGGTGCTGGAGGTCGTGGCCCGCGGGGTTGCCCCCGAGAAGATCGCCGTCGTGGCGGGCGCCGCGCACGTGGCCGCCTTCGTCGCGAAGGACGTGGAGGCCGCGCTGGAGGCTCGGCTCCCGGCGGCAGTGCCCTGCGCGGTGACGGTGATTCCGTACAGCTTTCCGCGCCTGTCCGAGCAGCTCGGCTATGGGGCCGGCAACCGCGCGCCGCACTTCTACCAGAAGGCCCATGAGGCGAAGTGTGACTTCCGGCGCGCGACGCTGGAGGTGCTCATCGACTTCGCCGGACACCTGCGCATGCGCGGCTTCACCGCATCGCTGTCCGACGTGCTGGAGGCCTACCGGCTCGCGGTGACGCTGTCGGACCTGCGCGAGAAGACGGCGCCGGGCCTGGACGAGCTGCGCGAGGCCACCATCGCCACGCTCTGCCGAGGCGATGCGACCCACGTCGACTCCTTCCTGTGGAAGAGCGTGGTGGGCCACCAGGTGGGCCGCGTGGCCAGTCGCATCGGGAAGAACTCGCTCCAGGCGGAGTTCTGGCGGGAGGTGGACTCGCGCCACCTGCCGCGCACCGACAGCCCGGAGACCTTCACGCTGCGGCTGAGCAACGAGGTGGAGGTGGGCTCGTCGGTGTTCCTCCACCGGCTGCGGGTCGCGGGCATTCCCTACGCCACGCTCGTGGGCACCGCGCAACAGAAGCTCACCCCCAAGGAGGCCAGCGCCCAGGCCGCGCTCACCCGCGTGCGGGAGTCGTGGCAGGCCCAGTGGACCCCGTCCACCGACGTGGCGCTGGTGGAGAAGATCGTCCTGGGCGACTCGCTGGAGGCCGTGACGACGCGAGTCCTCCAGGAGCAACTGGACGCGGCGCGGAGCACGGGCGGCGCCGCGGAGGTGCTGCTGGAGTCGGTGATCACCGGCTGCGCGCAGACGCTGGGCGCCGCGCTGCGCGCGTGTGATGCGCATGCCTCCACGGACGTGGACCTGCCCTCGCTCGCGTCGGCGGCGCGGGCGCTGTCGGGACTCGTCGCGTACGGCACCTCCCGCGCGCACACGGCGATGGGCGACGAGGCCGTGGCCGTGCTCTGCCAGAAGACCTTCACGCGCGCGCTGCTGCGGGTGCACGAGGCCTGCGCCTGCGCGCCCGACGCCGTGCCCGCCGTGATGGATGCGCTGCGGACGCTGCACGAGGTGGCGCTGGCCCAGCCGCTCGCGGACAAGGCCGGATGGCTCACCGCGGCCCGGGAGCTGATGCGCAGCGGCACCGTGCACCCTTCGGCGTCGGGGCTGGCGACGGGCCTGCTGTACCTGTCGCGGGAGCTGACCGAGGAGGAGGTCTCGAGGGAGGTGGGGCTGCGGCTGTCGCTCGCGGTGGCGCCGGAGGTGAGCGCGTCGTGGCTGGAGGGCTTCCTGCGGGTCAACGCGCTGGTGCTGGTGAAGAACCGCGACGTGGTGAAGGCGCTCGACGAGTTCCTGGTGGGCATCGACCCCGAGCTCTTTCGTCAGACCCTCCCGGTATTGAGAAGAGCACTGGGCGTGCTCGGTAGCACCGAGCGGCGCTACCTCATGGAGAACATCGTGGCCGTGCGGCGGCTGGGAGAGCAGGGCCGCGCGGTGAAGACGGTGCTCGAGGAAAAGGACAAAGAGAAGCTCAAGGACATGAGCGCCGAGCTGGGCAAGGCGCTCGATGACCTGGACGACCTGCTATGAGCGTGGACCCCAAGAACCTCTCGGAGAAGGACCGCGACGCGCTCCTGCGCTGGCGGCTGGCGCTGGGCCCCGCCGCGGAGAAGACGGGGGCGTGTCCCTCGCTGCGCGCGCTGGCCGGCGCCTCGGCCTCGGTGGGCCTGGGCGGTGGAGACCTGGAGCCGCTGGATGACGCGCTCTCCTTCGTCTACGGCGAGCGGAGCGGCGGGCGAGAGGGCCCCAAGCCCTACATCCCCGAGTGGCTGGGCGCGCTGCGCAGCTTCTTCCGCGACGACGTGATTGCGCTCGTCCAGAAGGACGCCATCGAGAAGAAGGGCCTCACGCAGCTCCTGTTCGAGCCGGAGACGCTGCCCTTCCTCGAGAAGAACGTGGAGCTGGTGACGACGCTGGTGAGCGCGCGCGGGCTCATCCCGGACGAGGCGAAGTCCCTGGCCCGCACCATTGTCCGCGAGGTGGTGGACGAGCTGCGCAAGAAGCTGGAGTCCACCGTGCGCACGGCGGTCATCGGCGCCCTGCGCCGCGACAGGACGAGCCCGCTGCCCATCGCGCGCAACATCGACTGGAAGCGCACGATTCGCCACAACCTCAAGGGCTGGGACGCGGAGAACAAGCGCCTGGTGCCCGAGCGCTTCTACTTCTGGCCCAACCAGCGGCGGCACCACGAGTGGGACGTGACGCTGGTGGTGGACCAGTCCGGCTCCATGGCGGAGAGCGTGGTCTACAGCTCCGTCATGGCCGCCATCTTCGCGTCGCTGGATGTGCTGCGCACGCGGCTGGTCCTGTTCGACACCGAGGTGGTGGACATGACGCACCTCCTGTCGGACCCGGTGGAGGTGCTGTTCTCCACGCAGCTCGGCGGCGGCACGGACATCAACCGCGCGGTGGCCTACGCGCAGGCGAACCACGTCCAGCGGCCGGAGAAGACCCTCTTCCTGTTGATCACGGACCTCTACGAGGGCGGCAACGCGCAGGAGCTGCTGGCGCGGCTGCGGCAGTTGGTGGACTCGCGCGCGAAGGTGCTGTGCCTGCTCGCGCTGTCGGACGGCGGCAAGCCCTCCTACGACCAGGCGATGGCGAAGGAGCTCACCGCGATGGGCATCCCGTGCTTCGGGTGCACGCCGCGCAAGCTGGTGGACGTGGTGGAGCGAGTGATGCGCAACCAGGACCTGACGCCGCTGCTGTCCTCCGAGAAGGAGCTGTCCCATGGCTGAGTTGCGAAAGCTGGCCCCGGGCATGAGCGCCCTGACGGAAGTCATCAGCGACCGGGACGAGCTGGCCAAGGGCGCGCGCATCTTCGACGACAAGCACATCACCCACCTGTCGCGCTTCGAGAACCGGCTGTTCGCGGACGCGCTCGGCTCCGGGGCGACGCCCTACAAGGTCTCGCTGGTGTTCGGCGATGGCCGTGAGGTGAAGGGGCGGTGCTCGTGCATGGCCGCGCGCTCGCGCCCCTTCTGCAAGCACGCGGCGGCGCTGCTGGTGGCGTGGTCTCGCGCGCCGGAGTCCTTCGTCACCGCCGACGCGCCTCCGGTCGGCGCGGGAGGCCCCGCGAAGAAGAGCGTGAAGAAGGGCAAGACGGAGACCGCGGACCTGATGAAGGCGGGCGTGGCCCAGGTCTCCACGCTGGTGCGGGAGCTGGGGCTGTCGGGTGTGACGTCCCTCTCCGAGGACCGCGCCAGCCAGGTGCGCGCGCTGGGGGAGACGCTGCGCGCCAACGGGCTGCGCAGGCTGGCGGCCAGCACGGTGGAGGTGGCGAACCTCCTGGAGAAGGCCGCCGAGCGCACCGGTGAGTTCGAGCCTCCCGCCTTCACCGACCTGGTGGCGGACATGCTGCTCACCACGCGCAAGGTGGAGAAGCACCTGGGCGGCGAGGCGCTCGACGACCGCTACGTCGAGGAGCTCATCGGCAAGACGTGGACGAAGAAGGACCGCGCCCCCGTCGAGGGCCTGACGCTGCTGGAGTACGCGTTCTCCGCGCGCGTCACGCCCGACAACTTCGTCGTCCGCGAGAGCCGTTTCCTGGAGCTCGGCTCCGGCAAGCACTTCGCGGAGAAGCAGATCCTCCCCGCCTTCCTCAAGAACGTGGAGCCCAAGCGGAGCCACTCGGGCGACGTGCTGGAGGAGGCGAAGGGGGGCCAGTACCCGGGCTTCGCGCCCTTCCGCCTGGACCTGGACGAGCAGCTGAAGCGGCGTCCCCTGGACGAAGCCGCCCTGGTCCAACTCGTGGAGAAGTCGCTCCCGGACGTGGGGGCCGCGCTCGCCGCCTTCCAGGAGCACCGCAAGGACGTCTTCGCACCGGAGCGGCTGCCGGTGGCGCTGCGGGTGCAGACGCTGTTCGCCAGCGGGAAGCGCTCGCAGCTCGTCGACTCGAAGGGGCAGGGGCTGTTCCTGCCCGCGGACGAGCAGCTCGATGAGTCCATCTCCGCGGCGCTGGAGGGCGCGACGCTCGAGGTCGTGCTGGGGGACATGGCCCTGGAGGCCGCGCTGCCCACGCTGTTCCCCCTGGCGATGGTGGTGGAGACGGCGGAGGGCCTGAGGCTCCGGGGCCTGTCCCGGCTGGAGATGGAGGAGACGTCGCGGCGGGGACGTCGGCGCGCGGTGGCCTCCGCGTCCTCATCCTCGTCCTCGCGAACCGGTTGGGCGGATGCCGCTCGCGACGCGGGGGCCTCGCGCGCCGCCATCGCCCTGGCCGAGGTGCGGGACGAGCTGGCGGACAAGTTCTCCCAGGGCCTGTCCGCGGTGTCGCCGCGCGCGGTGGAGCCGCTGGTGGCTCGGCTCAAGGAGCTGGGGCTGGAGAAGCCCGCCGTCCTGCTGGAGACGCTGGCGCAGCGGCCCGAGGTCGGGGAGCGGCTGGATGACTTCATCAAGGTGTATCAGGTGCTGGGCATCGCCCTGGTCCGGCTGGCGGGCTCCGTCCAGGTGGAGGGCGAGGCGCTGACGCCCGTGGTCACCCACCCCAGCATCCGCGTGCGCATCCCCCAGCAGCCCATGACTCCCGCCGAGGTCCTCCAGAAGCGGGGGCAGGGCGAGCTGACGCGCCACGAGGCCAACGCGCACGTCTCGCGCTACTACGAAACGCTGGATGACGACTCGCTGATGGAGTCGCTGTATCCCGCCTGGAGCGACGGCATGGCCAGCGCCTTCATCGCGAGGGCCGTGGCCCGCCGTCCTCGAGAGCAGGTGCTGGAGGTGGCGAAGCGGGCCCTGTCCGAGCACCACAGCCGCATGGTGCGGCGCACCGCCATCCAGGTGCTGGGACAGTTGGGCGGGCGAGACGCCCGCGTGCTCCTGGATGGACTGACGCGCAAGGGACATGACGGCGGCCTGCGCCTCTTCGCGCGCGAGACGCTGAATGACGTGCAGGCGCGGGAGAAGGGTCCGGAGGCCGTGGCGACCCTGAGCCGGGAGCGCGAGGCGAAGCTCCGCCCCTTCATCCATCAGGCCCTGACGGAGCCCACGCGGGATGCGCGGATGGGCGCGGTCAACGAGCTGGAGACGCTGGGGCTGACGCAGGCGTGGCCCGCGTTGAGGCAGGTGTTCTACGGAGACCCCGCCTACGAGGTGCGGCACCGCGCGGCCATGGCGCTGGCGTGGCTGGGGGACGCGGAGATGCTGGACCGCTACCTGCATCACGTGCAGACCCGGAGCGACACCGACGCCAAGGCGGCCATCTACGCGCTCGGCGTGCTGGGGGATGTGCGCGGTGCCCAGGCCTTGTTGATGGCCTTCGTCGACGGCTGGAAGAGCACCCTCGTGGCCGAGTCCCTGCGCGCCTTGGGGTTGGCCCTGCTGGAGCCCGCGGTGCGGCTGGCGGAGACGCGCCCGGAGGCCCTGGAGCGCGAGGGCCTGCGCGCGCTGTTCCGGACCTGGCCGCGCGAGGCGCTCGCGCAGGTGCTGCTCGCCCACGTCGAGGCGGCGCGGGAGAAGCCCGAGCGGCTCGCGCTCTTCTCGACCTACCTCAAGCTCGCGGGGGAGAACACGCACGGGGCCGGGAAGGTCGTGGCGGCGGCGCTGCTCGACATTCCCGACGCGGCCAAGGACAAGCAGCTCCTGCGCGCGGCCAAGAAGCTGCTGGGCATCAAGGCCTAGACAGACGGGTCTCCAGGCCCGTGCGCTCCGCGCGGAACCGGCGCAGGCGGCGGCTGCTCACCAGCAGCCCGTCGACCCCACCGGCGGCGGTCCGCGTGAAGCTCACCGCGCCGACCGAGCCGACGAAGCGGTCCCCTCCGACGGGCTCCAGGAAGACGTCGCCCCGACGAGGCCAGCTCACCGCCAGCTTCTCGTCCACGATGCGCACCGAGTAGGTCATCTCGACCTCCTCGCTGCGGTACTGGCCGACGAACGCCATCAGCTCCCCGCGCGTGGGCGGGGGTGCGTCGATGCGGATGAAAGGCCTCGTCGTGGGCCAGGCATCGCGGATGCTCAGCTCGCGCGGGGCGCCAGGCCTCGGTGGGGCGAAGCGCCAGACATGGGGCGACTCGCCGGGGCGGAACGCGCCTTCGCCCATGTGGACGAAGTCCTTGGCCCCGCCGACCTCGCGCAGCGCGCCACCCTTGACCTCCAGCCGCACGACTTCATCCGTCAGAGGGCTCCAGTAGTTGCCGGCGAGCGCCGCCAGGTCCGCCTCCGGCAGCGCGACGGCGGGCGGCAGCGCGGCCTTCATGAGGTCCCCCAGGTACACGTCGGCCACCTTCCACACGAGCTCCGAGGAGGGAATCGAGCCGCTGTTGCACAGCAGGACGATGGAGAGCCGCTGGTCGGGGAAGAGGACGGACTCCGTTCGGAACCCACCCATCATTCCATCATGCCCCACCGTGCGCAGGCCGCGGTGCTCCGTCAGCCGCAGGCCGCCGCCATACCCCGTCACGGTGCCGTCGTTCAGCGTGCCGGAGGTCTGCATCAGCGCCCTCACCGCGGGCCCGCCGACGCGCCCGTCGAGCTGGTTCTGCTGCCACTTCAGCAGGTCGCCCACCGTGCTGAACAAGCTGCCGGAGCCGTCCGACTGGGGCATGCTGACGCGCCAGTCGCCCTTGCTCTTGTCGGGCGCGTACCCGATGGCCCTGCGAGGAATGACCGCGAAGGCGCCTTCCTGGAACCGGGTGTCCTTCATCCCCAGCGGATTGAAGAGTCGCTCGTCGGCGAAGTCCCGCAGCGACTGGCCGGACACGCGTCGCACGATGACGCCCAGCAGCCCGTACGCGGCATTGGTGTAGAGGACCTCGGCGCCCGGCTCGAAGTTCACCCCACGCTGGCGGGTGAGGACCC
Encoded here:
- a CDS encoding serine hydrolase domain-containing protein, whose translation is MRPLHALLLLALWVLPGRSAHAQTPRGPRAQRHARVDALFAPWSGKATPGCAVAVSRDGVLDYARGHGRANLEDDVPITPRSVFNMASVTKQFIAFSLGLLVQEGKVSMDDDVRKHIPELPDFGTRRTVAHLMHHISGLREQGQLMALAGWRGDDMTLDADNWWVLTRQRGVNFEPGAEVLYTNAAYGLLGVIVRRVSGQSLRDFADERLFNPLGMKDTRFQEGAFAVIPRRAIGYAPDKSKGDWRVSMPQSDGSGSLFSTVGDLLKWQQNQLDGRVGGPAVRALMQTSGTLNDGTVTGYGGGLRLTEHRGLRTVGHDGMMGGFRTESVLFPDQRLSIVLLCNSGSIPSSELVWKVADVYLGDLMKAALPPAVALPEADLAALAGNYWSPLTDEVVRLEVKGGALREVGGAKDFVHMGEGAFRPGESPHVWRFAPPRPGAPRELSIRDAWPTTRPFIRIDAPPPTRGELMAFVGQYRSEEVEMTYSVRIVDEKLAVSWPRRGDVFLEPVGGDRFVGSVGAVSFTRTAAGGVDGLLVSSRRLRRFRAERTGLETRLSRP
- a CDS encoding HEAT repeat domain-containing protein, with the protein product MAELRKLAPGMSALTEVISDRDELAKGARIFDDKHITHLSRFENRLFADALGSGATPYKVSLVFGDGREVKGRCSCMAARSRPFCKHAAALLVAWSRAPESFVTADAPPVGAGGPAKKSVKKGKTETADLMKAGVAQVSTLVRELGLSGVTSLSEDRASQVRALGETLRANGLRRLAASTVEVANLLEKAAERTGEFEPPAFTDLVADMLLTTRKVEKHLGGEALDDRYVEELIGKTWTKKDRAPVEGLTLLEYAFSARVTPDNFVVRESRFLELGSGKHFAEKQILPAFLKNVEPKRSHSGDVLEEAKGGQYPGFAPFRLDLDEQLKRRPLDEAALVQLVEKSLPDVGAALAAFQEHRKDVFAPERLPVALRVQTLFASGKRSQLVDSKGQGLFLPADEQLDESISAALEGATLEVVLGDMALEAALPTLFPLAMVVETAEGLRLRGLSRLEMEETSRRGRRRAVASASSSSSSRTGWADAARDAGASRAAIALAEVRDELADKFSQGLSAVSPRAVEPLVARLKELGLEKPAVLLETLAQRPEVGERLDDFIKVYQVLGIALVRLAGSVQVEGEALTPVVTHPSIRVRIPQQPMTPAEVLQKRGQGELTRHEANAHVSRYYETLDDDSLMESLYPAWSDGMASAFIARAVARRPREQVLEVAKRALSEHHSRMVRRTAIQVLGQLGGRDARVLLDGLTRKGHDGGLRLFARETLNDVQAREKGPEAVATLSREREAKLRPFIHQALTEPTRDARMGAVNELETLGLTQAWPALRQVFYGDPAYEVRHRAAMALAWLGDAEMLDRYLHHVQTRSDTDAKAAIYALGVLGDVRGAQALLMAFVDGWKSTLVAESLRALGLALLEPAVRLAETRPEALEREGLRALFRTWPREALAQVLLAHVEAAREKPERLALFSTYLKLAGENTHGAGKVVAAALLDIPDAAKDKQLLRAAKKLLGIKA
- a CDS encoding DUF5682 family protein, with translation MDLDLLTRVHLFPVRHHSPRTTAVLGRWLEHVKPEVVLIEGPCDASALVDVLCDADTRPPIALLGYRTDDTPGSALWPFAEYSPEYAALRWAQAHAARALFIDIPVGVSLAMDRRDAVPPSEAEAGAEAQEPAPEPEEPITERFARERGYRSFEELWEALFEAPDWTPEGFRSVLLAWADVLNAGPRLDYHRWRDAFMARQVLEVVARGVAPEKIAVVAGAAHVAAFVAKDVEAALEARLPAAVPCAVTVIPYSFPRLSEQLGYGAGNRAPHFYQKAHEAKCDFRRATLEVLIDFAGHLRMRGFTASLSDVLEAYRLAVTLSDLREKTAPGLDELREATIATLCRGDATHVDSFLWKSVVGHQVGRVASRIGKNSLQAEFWREVDSRHLPRTDSPETFTLRLSNEVEVGSSVFLHRLRVAGIPYATLVGTAQQKLTPKEASAQAALTRVRESWQAQWTPSTDVALVEKIVLGDSLEAVTTRVLQEQLDAARSTGGAAEVLLESVITGCAQTLGAALRACDAHASTDVDLPSLASAARALSGLVAYGTSRAHTAMGDEAVAVLCQKTFTRALLRVHEACACAPDAVPAVMDALRTLHEVALAQPLADKAGWLTAARELMRSGTVHPSASGLATGLLYLSRELTEEEVSREVGLRLSLAVAPEVSASWLEGFLRVNALVLVKNRDVVKALDEFLVGIDPELFRQTLPVLRRALGVLGSTERRYLMENIVAVRRLGEQGRAVKTVLEEKDKEKLKDMSAELGKALDDLDDLL
- a CDS encoding VWA domain-containing protein, with the translated sequence MSVDPKNLSEKDRDALLRWRLALGPAAEKTGACPSLRALAGASASVGLGGGDLEPLDDALSFVYGERSGGREGPKPYIPEWLGALRSFFRDDVIALVQKDAIEKKGLTQLLFEPETLPFLEKNVELVTTLVSARGLIPDEAKSLARTIVREVVDELRKKLESTVRTAVIGALRRDRTSPLPIARNIDWKRTIRHNLKGWDAENKRLVPERFYFWPNQRRHHEWDVTLVVDQSGSMAESVVYSSVMAAIFASLDVLRTRLVLFDTEVVDMTHLLSDPVEVLFSTQLGGGTDINRAVAYAQANHVQRPEKTLFLLITDLYEGGNAQELLARLRQLVDSRAKVLCLLALSDGGKPSYDQAMAKELTAMGIPCFGCTPRKLVDVVERVMRNQDLTPLLSSEKELSHG
- a CDS encoding ATP-binding protein — protein: MPDIRLPAEAKFKTELDALTAHDDKPRPPGWALSPRAVETYILGSTKPVGGVPITPKYVGDKGLVQVCIATLASDRALMLVGEPGTAKSWLSEHLSAAISGTSALIVQGTAGTSEDHLKYSWNYALLLAKGPTPEALVPSPVLRAMRGGKFARFEEVTRTSPEIQDALISLLSEKQVSIPELGEVVSAQRGFNLIATANTRDRGVNEMSAALKRRFNFVTVPVVDDLEQEIQIVTRREAELRNDYQVGVPPTEELSRMLLTLFQELRQGVTKDGKTKVRTPGAVLSTAEAISVLFNSSILAQQFGGGKVTPHELAASLVGAVVKEQEDDVKALREYMETVAKSRSGAWKELYSASKKLLRG